One genomic window of Borreliella burgdorferi B31 includes the following:
- the cdd gene encoding cytidine deaminase — protein MEKLKQEDIDKAFYMAEKARNNSYSPYSKFKVGACIKTKTNDFFIGTNVENASFGATCCAERSAILNMIAKIGVQEIDFLLLNTSPECIPCAICLQVMAEFFNQDTKIIITESKSFSENKTPIKIYTLKDLLKSPFDKKELRRVTYSELEKKLI, from the coding sequence TTGGAAAAACTAAAACAAGAAGATATAGATAAAGCATTTTATATGGCAGAAAAAGCACGAAATAATTCATATTCTCCATATTCAAAATTCAAAGTAGGTGCCTGCATTAAGACCAAAACAAACGATTTTTTTATTGGAACAAATGTTGAGAATGCAAGCTTTGGAGCAACTTGTTGTGCAGAAAGAAGTGCGATTTTAAATATGATTGCAAAAATTGGCGTACAAGAAATAGATTTTTTATTACTTAATACAAGTCCTGAATGTATTCCGTGCGCTATATGCCTGCAAGTAATGGCAGAATTTTTTAATCAAGATACAAAAATAATAATAACAGAATCTAAATCATTTAGTGAAAACAAAACACCAATAAAAATTTATACATTAAAAGATTTACTTAAATCTCCTTTTGATAAAAAAGAACTACGAAGAGTAACATACTCTGAGCTTGAAAAAAAATTAATTTAA
- a CDS encoding DHH family phosphoesterase encodes MRDVINFIKKYNNFVIIGHKDPDFDCIGSSLALSSFLSRIGKNSILLNEGPFIRKEIVPFKDKFLSEWPNIEISEYSVIILDCSILDRIGDEFIFYVKNMPTLVIDHHMSGEKLECEGYIDPFAPSTTFLIEKLIREFGHDLTKEEAWYILVGFCTDTGFFKFISRSDPEPFEMVARLVSKGISLKEVYSYIETTKSLKSIETLKLMLNSLESYWNGKVLFTFLSSSSSGKDGGVSGVNELFYMILSNVENNEILGILKEMEDGSIIVGLRSKDSFDVGKLAEDFGGGGHKNASGFRIKQGSLEIVKNRMLAYIKDNIYL; translated from the coding sequence ATGAGAGATGTTATTAATTTTATTAAAAAATATAATAATTTTGTTATTATTGGGCACAAAGATCCTGATTTTGATTGTATAGGTTCTTCTTTAGCTTTATCCTCTTTTCTCTCAAGAATTGGTAAAAATTCTATTTTGTTAAATGAAGGTCCTTTTATTAGAAAAGAAATAGTTCCTTTTAAGGATAAGTTTTTATCTGAATGGCCCAATATTGAGATTTCAGAGTATTCAGTTATTATTTTAGATTGCTCGATTTTAGATAGGATAGGTGATGAATTTATCTTTTATGTAAAGAATATGCCTACTTTAGTAATCGATCATCATATGTCTGGTGAAAAATTAGAATGTGAGGGCTATATTGATCCTTTTGCACCTTCTACTACTTTTTTAATTGAAAAATTGATAAGAGAGTTTGGACATGATCTTACAAAAGAAGAAGCTTGGTATATTTTAGTAGGATTTTGTACTGATACTGGTTTTTTTAAATTTATTTCAAGAAGTGATCCAGAGCCTTTTGAAATGGTTGCAAGACTGGTTTCAAAAGGAATAAGCCTTAAAGAAGTTTATAGCTATATAGAAACCACCAAAAGCCTAAAATCAATAGAAACTCTTAAGTTAATGCTTAACAGTCTTGAATCTTATTGGAATGGAAAGGTTTTGTTTACATTTTTATCTTCTTCTAGCTCTGGCAAAGATGGTGGAGTTAGTGGGGTTAATGAGCTTTTTTATATGATTTTAAGCAATGTTGAGAATAATGAAATTTTAGGCATTTTAAAGGAAATGGAGGATGGTTCGATTATAGTTGGGCTAAGATCTAAAGATTCTTTTGATGTTGGAAAATTGGCAGAAGATTTTGGAGGCGGTGGGCATAAAAATGCCAGTGGGTTTAGAATCAAACAAGGTTCTCTAGAGATTGTAAAAAATCGAATGCTAGCATACATTAAGGATAATATTTATTTATAA
- a CDS encoding glycoside hydrolase family 3 N-terminal domain-containing protein: MEREKLINEMVSKMQDHELLGQMFMISYPNQSITNFVLDFISKKNLGGIKIFGWNAKDLKNLTESIHKAQKTSQNNKFKIPLFVATDQEGGLAQHIKLNTSETIGNLGIAASLSPKDSYNTGYYIAQELRQLGINLNFAPIVDIYSHENNFAIGPRTYSDNPKIVSLLSLAFYKGQKQGGVISTAKHFPGHGNTTLDSHINIPIINSNLLEISLNELLPYKILIQENIPVIMTGHLAYPKLTNGENIPASSSIKIIKDILRKKLKYNNIIITDDLLMNAVNYNNESIYNTIERIVRTKSDIFLISLNENIQQNAYNMLLNLMKKDSEIKNNIIESNKRILRIKLMYLKENKNKSDLYPNLNKNEKIYSKEGEKFFEQNTLRSITKVRIEKEISKTKKTLIISPYYKMIVEGKKIFQNTYAYYYNYYPLNGINPQKLDEIKKLINKFEQVIFNLSTPGSLKYLENLKEYKDKISVIVSLTPHHIKKLNWIKNIVIIYGTTPLAFKSGFLTLTKDFDPKGTIPLKNIINKYYP, from the coding sequence ATGGAAAGAGAAAAATTAATAAATGAAATGGTAAGCAAAATGCAAGATCATGAATTACTGGGGCAAATGTTCATGATAAGCTACCCAAATCAATCAATCACAAATTTTGTTCTTGATTTTATAAGTAAAAAAAATCTTGGGGGAATTAAAATTTTTGGATGGAACGCAAAAGATTTAAAAAATTTAACAGAAAGTATTCATAAAGCTCAAAAAACATCTCAAAATAATAAATTTAAAATTCCTTTATTTGTAGCAACAGATCAAGAAGGGGGATTGGCGCAGCACATAAAATTAAATACATCAGAAACAATTGGCAATCTTGGAATTGCAGCATCGCTTTCTCCAAAAGATTCTTATAATACAGGATATTACATAGCACAAGAGCTAAGGCAACTTGGAATAAATCTAAACTTTGCGCCCATAGTAGATATATACAGCCATGAAAATAATTTTGCAATAGGACCAAGAACATATTCGGATAACCCCAAAATAGTATCACTTCTTTCTCTGGCCTTTTATAAAGGACAAAAGCAAGGAGGAGTAATTTCTACTGCAAAACATTTCCCAGGACACGGCAATACCACTCTTGACTCTCATATCAATATTCCAATAATAAATTCTAATTTACTAGAAATAAGCTTAAATGAACTTTTACCATATAAAATATTAATCCAAGAAAACATCCCCGTAATAATGACAGGTCATTTAGCATATCCAAAGCTTACAAATGGAGAAAATATTCCTGCATCATCCTCAATAAAAATAATTAAAGACATACTTAGAAAAAAATTAAAATATAATAACATAATAATTACTGATGACCTATTAATGAACGCAGTAAACTACAATAATGAGAGCATTTATAATACGATTGAAAGAATAGTTAGAACCAAAAGTGACATTTTTTTAATATCTTTAAATGAAAATATACAACAAAATGCTTACAACATGCTATTAAATTTAATGAAAAAAGATTCAGAAATAAAAAACAATATTATTGAATCTAATAAAAGAATATTAAGAATAAAATTAATGTACTTAAAAGAAAATAAAAATAAATCTGATCTTTATCCTAATTTAAACAAAAATGAGAAAATATATTCAAAAGAAGGTGAAAAATTTTTTGAACAAAACACATTAAGGAGTATTACAAAAGTAAGAATAGAAAAAGAAATATCTAAAACCAAAAAAACACTTATAATATCTCCTTACTACAAAATGATTGTAGAGGGTAAAAAAATATTTCAAAATACATACGCTTATTATTACAACTATTATCCCTTAAACGGAATTAATCCCCAAAAACTCGACGAAATTAAAAAATTAATTAATAAATTTGAACAAGTAATATTTAATTTATCCACACCTGGAAGCTTGAAATATTTAGAAAATTTGAAAGAATACAAAGACAAAATAAGCGTAATTGTATCTCTTACTCCTCACCATATTAAAAAATTAAATTGGATAAAAAACATAGTAATTATTTATGGAACAACACCCTTGGCATTTAAATCTGGATTTTTAACACTCACTAAAGATTTTGATCCAAAAGGAACCATCCCTTTAAAAAATATTATAAATAAATATTATCCTTAA
- a CDS encoding DJ-1 family glyoxalase III, translating to MVVGIILANGFEDIEAIIPIDILRRGNVNIQIISTNDSNVVISSKGVSFLADDIISNCKENCFDLIILPGGMPGATNLFNSKELDLILKDMNSKGKFIAAICASPVVVLAAKGLLGFNKFTCYPGLEKNVLDGEFVDENVVRSNNFITSKGVGTSFEFAFTLLEMVKGKQIMEDVKKATLLCKS from the coding sequence ATGGTAGTAGGAATTATTCTTGCAAATGGCTTTGAAGATATTGAGGCCATAATCCCGATTGATATTTTAAGACGGGGTAATGTTAATATTCAAATTATCAGCACAAATGATAGCAATGTTGTGATAAGTTCAAAAGGCGTTTCTTTTTTAGCAGATGATATAATATCAAACTGTAAGGAAAATTGTTTTGATCTAATAATTCTCCCGGGAGGTATGCCTGGAGCTACTAATCTTTTTAATTCAAAAGAATTGGATTTGATTTTAAAAGATATGAATTCCAAAGGTAAGTTTATTGCAGCTATTTGTGCTTCTCCGGTAGTAGTGCTTGCTGCTAAAGGTCTTCTAGGATTCAATAAGTTTACATGTTATCCAGGTTTGGAGAAAAATGTGCTTGATGGTGAGTTTGTAGATGAAAATGTTGTTAGAAGCAATAATTTTATTACTTCTAAAGGAGTTGGAACTTCATTTGAATTTGCTTTTACTCTTCTTGAAATGGTAAAAGGAAAACAAATAATGGAAGATGTTAAAAAAGCAACTTTGCTTTGCAAGAGTTAA
- a CDS encoding acetate kinase, which translates to MKILIINTGSSSLKFAIYQYENSKKIISGIVEKIKSQKSIIKIVNTDGSTTERFEKGIENHQKAIEKMFKILTNSDLKILKTLSEIKIIGHRVVHGGSSLKNSVILNNSILNKLKQISELAPLHNPNAITAIEAVLKILPHAKQVLCFDTSWHQTIKEHAFLYAIPYSWYKNHNIRKYGFHGLSYSYITKRSSEILNKKIDSLNLIILHLGNGASINAVKNGKSYDTSMGITPLEGLAMGTRSGDIDPSIINLMSTILNKTTKQIEEILNKESGILGISEKSNDMRDIWNKIEEGEYQSKLAVEIMTYRIKKYIGSYIAALDFNVDAIVFTGGIGVTDYGIRALALKGFEKIGIELDLEKNEMAQSKYLESEISTINSKLKILAIPTNEESTILEDIYNLIPKNL; encoded by the coding sequence ATGAAAATATTAATCATAAACACAGGAAGTTCTTCATTAAAATTTGCTATTTATCAATATGAAAATTCAAAAAAAATAATATCTGGAATTGTTGAAAAAATAAAATCACAAAAATCAATCATAAAAATTGTAAATACTGACGGATCAACAACAGAAAGATTTGAAAAAGGAATTGAAAATCACCAAAAAGCAATAGAAAAAATGTTTAAAATACTCACAAACAGCGATTTAAAAATCCTTAAAACTCTTAGCGAAATTAAAATAATAGGACACAGGGTTGTACATGGAGGATCAAGCCTTAAAAATTCAGTAATTCTTAATAATAGTATTTTAAATAAATTAAAACAAATTTCTGAACTTGCTCCACTTCATAACCCAAATGCAATCACCGCAATAGAAGCGGTGCTTAAAATTTTACCACACGCAAAGCAAGTTTTATGCTTCGATACATCCTGGCATCAAACTATAAAAGAACATGCCTTTCTTTATGCAATTCCATATTCTTGGTATAAAAACCACAATATTAGAAAATATGGCTTTCATGGCCTTTCTTATTCGTACATAACAAAAAGATCCTCAGAAATTTTAAATAAAAAAATAGATAGTCTAAATTTAATAATATTGCATCTTGGTAACGGAGCAAGTATTAATGCTGTTAAAAATGGAAAATCTTATGACACAAGCATGGGAATTACTCCGCTTGAAGGCCTTGCAATGGGAACAAGAAGCGGTGATATAGACCCATCAATTATTAATTTGATGAGCACTATATTAAACAAAACCACCAAACAAATTGAAGAAATATTAAATAAAGAAAGTGGCATACTGGGAATTTCTGAAAAATCAAATGACATGCGGGATATTTGGAACAAAATTGAAGAAGGAGAATATCAATCAAAACTTGCAGTAGAAATAATGACATATAGAATAAAAAAATATATTGGATCTTACATTGCCGCTCTTGATTTTAATGTCGATGCAATAGTTTTTACAGGCGGAATTGGTGTTACTGATTATGGAATAAGAGCTCTTGCACTAAAGGGGTTTGAAAAAATTGGAATAGAACTGGACCTTGAAAAAAATGAAATGGCCCAAAGTAAGTATTTAGAATCTGAAATATCAACCATTAATAGCAAACTAAAAATACTGGCAATACCAACAAACGAAGAATCAACCATTCTTGAAGACATTTATAATTTAATTCCAAAAAATTTATAA
- the mfd gene encoding transcription-repair coupling factor, producing the protein MNIDEELTTILKNNSNLKKMKEFLEQNIFFSLTGYEGFFKAFLIKKIKEYSKTGKIILIVKDEHTLDKIKNDLQVITNQIFELNYFSPLVYKGIGSKSTIFNERIKFLFNFYKKNPGIYITVLKSLLSKIPDKNTLLKNIYKIEKNTNINTADIEKTLITLGYEKTLRVTIPGEFTVKGEIIDIYPFGEQNPIRIALNFDKIEEIKKFNPLTQLKHDNEILEFQILPKKEIIWDDKTINTLKTKIKSVEYKKILEELDFKKETKTEEMFYPLVANTYLGDEIEKHTPIVNFEINNFEKEIEKIHQEYEKLYKEAEEAGKNIIDPKRILLNYKTFNLKSDVLFSKIKSLKSKETIEFKIESERNFFSNIALTKEEFENWLKNGFKIIIAAESESQKEKLKYIFKELPKVSIEVLKISSSLIIEKEKIAIILESNIFNTGQKINKAFESSKTKAIDSFVEIEKNSHVVHINHGIGIFRQIKRIKTSSLEKDYIEIEYAEGEKLFIPIEQTNLIQKYIGSDPKNIKLDKISSKTWIKNKANAKKRIEEIADKLIELYSKRESIKGIKYPEDNELQLLFESEFPYDETPDQIRAIKEIKEDMMSFKVMDRLLCGDVGFGKTEVAMRAAFKAVMGNKQVIVLSPTTILAEQHFNTFKKRFKNFPIKIEVLSRFIKNNAESRILKELKSGKIDIIIGTHKILSKKFTCKNLGLIIIDEEQRFGVKEKEKLKEIRISVDCLALSATPIPRSLHMSLIKLRDISVLKIPPQNRVKIEAYLESFSELLIKHAIESELSRDGQVFLVNHNIEELYYLKTLIERLTPYARIAIIHGKLTGEEIENIMHNFIKKAYQILLATTIIENGIDIPNANTIIINNANKFGLAQLYQLKGRVGRGSQKAYAYFLYQDSEKLNERSIERLRAITEFSELGAGFKIAMKDMEIRGVGNLLGREQHGEIESIGLDYYLTMLNKAIEKKMGKISSDEEEVDIKINYSGFIPENYAKNEQDKILIYKKIFKIQTEEESKKIRSELHNDFGPIPEEINSLLMLAELKILAKDLNITKLKEKNRALEIEYKNIESIPMEKIIEILQKHPNLLILNPSYQKSIFLSFKNIEKSEKINYIYKNINLLKTST; encoded by the coding sequence ATGAATATAGATGAAGAACTAACAACAATATTAAAGAATAATTCTAATTTAAAAAAAATGAAAGAATTTTTAGAACAAAATATATTTTTTTCATTAACAGGATATGAAGGATTTTTCAAGGCTTTTTTAATTAAAAAAATCAAAGAATATAGCAAAACCGGGAAAATAATATTAATAGTTAAAGACGAGCACACATTAGATAAAATCAAAAACGATTTACAAGTAATTACAAATCAAATCTTTGAGCTTAACTATTTTAGCCCCCTTGTATACAAGGGCATTGGCTCAAAAAGTACGATCTTTAACGAAAGAATCAAATTCTTATTCAATTTTTATAAAAAAAATCCTGGAATATATATTACAGTCTTGAAATCATTGCTTAGCAAAATACCCGATAAAAATACATTACTAAAGAATATATATAAAATTGAAAAAAATACCAATATTAATACAGCAGACATTGAAAAAACTCTTATAACATTGGGATATGAAAAAACATTAAGAGTAACAATTCCAGGAGAATTTACAGTAAAAGGAGAAATTATAGATATATACCCTTTTGGAGAACAAAATCCAATAAGAATTGCACTAAACTTTGACAAAATAGAAGAAATAAAAAAATTTAATCCCTTAACCCAATTAAAACACGATAATGAAATTTTAGAATTCCAAATTCTTCCAAAAAAAGAAATTATTTGGGACGATAAAACTATTAACACCTTAAAAACAAAAATTAAATCTGTTGAATATAAAAAGATTCTTGAAGAGTTGGATTTTAAAAAAGAAACAAAAACAGAAGAAATGTTTTATCCACTAGTAGCAAATACTTACTTAGGTGATGAGATTGAAAAACACACACCTATTGTAAACTTTGAAATTAACAATTTCGAAAAAGAAATTGAAAAAATACACCAAGAATATGAAAAGCTTTACAAAGAAGCAGAAGAAGCCGGTAAAAATATAATTGATCCAAAAAGAATTCTCTTAAATTATAAAACCTTCAATCTAAAAAGCGATGTTTTATTTTCAAAAATTAAAAGCCTTAAATCCAAAGAAACTATAGAGTTTAAAATCGAAAGTGAGAGAAACTTTTTTTCAAATATAGCACTTACAAAAGAAGAATTTGAAAATTGGCTGAAAAATGGATTTAAAATCATTATTGCAGCAGAATCTGAATCACAAAAAGAAAAACTTAAATATATTTTCAAAGAATTGCCAAAAGTATCAATTGAGGTTTTAAAAATATCTAGCTCTTTAATAATAGAAAAAGAAAAAATTGCCATTATTCTTGAATCAAACATTTTCAATACGGGGCAAAAAATAAACAAAGCCTTTGAATCTTCAAAAACAAAAGCTATTGACTCTTTTGTTGAGATTGAGAAAAATAGTCACGTAGTTCACATAAACCATGGAATTGGTATATTTAGGCAAATAAAGAGAATAAAAACAAGCTCTCTTGAAAAGGATTATATTGAAATTGAATACGCTGAAGGAGAAAAACTATTTATTCCAATTGAACAAACAAATTTAATCCAAAAATACATTGGAAGTGATCCTAAAAATATCAAATTAGATAAAATAAGTTCTAAAACATGGATAAAAAACAAAGCAAACGCAAAAAAAAGAATCGAGGAGATTGCAGACAAATTAATAGAACTTTATTCAAAAAGAGAAAGCATTAAGGGTATTAAATACCCAGAAGATAATGAATTACAATTGTTGTTTGAATCTGAATTTCCATACGATGAAACTCCAGATCAAATAAGAGCAATAAAAGAAATAAAAGAAGATATGATGAGCTTTAAAGTAATGGATCGCCTTCTTTGTGGAGATGTTGGATTTGGAAAAACTGAAGTTGCCATGAGAGCTGCTTTTAAAGCCGTAATGGGAAACAAACAGGTTATTGTACTCTCACCAACAACTATCTTAGCAGAACAGCATTTCAATACATTTAAAAAAAGATTTAAAAATTTTCCAATCAAAATCGAAGTATTAAGCAGATTTATAAAAAATAACGCAGAAAGCCGGATCTTAAAAGAACTTAAAAGTGGAAAAATTGATATAATCATAGGAACGCACAAAATTCTTTCAAAAAAATTCACCTGCAAAAATTTAGGGTTAATAATAATTGATGAAGAACAAAGATTTGGTGTAAAAGAAAAAGAAAAACTTAAAGAAATAAGAATTTCGGTTGATTGCCTTGCTCTTTCTGCAACACCAATTCCCAGGTCTCTTCACATGTCACTAATTAAGCTTAGAGATATTTCCGTTTTAAAAATTCCGCCTCAAAACAGAGTAAAAATAGAAGCTTATTTAGAATCATTTAGCGAACTTTTAATAAAACATGCAATTGAGAGTGAACTGTCTCGAGATGGTCAAGTTTTTTTAGTAAATCATAATATTGAAGAACTGTATTATTTAAAAACACTAATTGAAAGATTAACCCCTTATGCAAGAATTGCAATAATTCATGGAAAACTAACAGGAGAAGAGATTGAAAATATAATGCACAATTTTATTAAAAAAGCGTATCAAATTTTATTGGCAACAACAATAATTGAAAATGGAATAGATATTCCAAATGCAAATACAATAATAATAAATAATGCAAACAAGTTTGGACTTGCACAGCTATATCAACTAAAAGGAAGAGTTGGAAGAGGATCTCAGAAAGCTTATGCTTATTTTTTGTACCAAGACAGCGAAAAGCTAAATGAACGCTCTATTGAAAGATTAAGAGCAATAACAGAATTTTCAGAGCTAGGAGCAGGATTTAAAATAGCAATGAAAGATATGGAAATAAGAGGTGTTGGCAATTTACTTGGTAGAGAACAACATGGGGAGATTGAGTCGATTGGACTAGATTACTATCTAACAATGCTAAATAAAGCAATTGAAAAGAAAATGGGAAAAATCTCATCAGATGAAGAAGAGGTTGATATTAAAATTAACTATAGTGGATTTATTCCTGAAAATTATGCAAAAAATGAGCAGGATAAAATACTAATCTACAAAAAAATCTTTAAAATTCAAACTGAAGAGGAAAGTAAAAAAATAAGATCAGAGCTCCACAACGACTTTGGCCCAATACCCGAAGAAATAAACAGTCTATTAATGTTAGCTGAACTTAAAATTCTAGCAAAAGATTTAAACATAACAAAATTAAAAGAAAAAAACAGGGCTTTGGAAATAGAATACAAAAATATAGAAAGCATTCCTATGGAAAAAATAATAGAAATACTTCAAAAACATCCTAATTTATTAATATTAAATCCCTCATATCAAAAATCAATATTTTTAAGCTTTAAAAATATTGAAAAATCTGAAAAAATAAATTACATATATAAAAATATTAACTTACTAAAAACAAGCACATAA